Proteins encoded by one window of Cloeon dipterum chromosome 2, ieCloDipt1.1, whole genome shotgun sequence:
- the LOC135938071 gene encoding transcription factor E2F8-like isoform X2, which produces MSEEISSSTKATPTMQATPILGASEAKDDPNLRKNKSLLAICKKFLEFYPLDLPPGTNTDIPLEVLAEKLNLSRRRLYDIINVMESLQMAVKVTKNLYRWYGLRNVKKLLDQLKQLSDQNRLQELDNLDPGYLSSDLPITPCETESPSEKLLQNLLEAKTVKKRPCILSGLKESPEPKGPLTWKNKSLGGTCLKFLTLFFKKETVSLDWAGRVLLCGEDEDNADNKSDGDADTTKQLRNKIRRIYDVANVLTAVGLVCKLPPKECTRRRLFYGYCGPVIDNLHSGEKEPTGAGRRVRNTLAVLEPKSGTNSDCKRKLVLFSENDFSVSKKLCKDIGTKELSAFSILLAVAEEERLRLERAASNEVKQEKKDDKEIDLLCTENQLSTKDLEYIENREHCELEGVNGRSALRSLLETNQPPKLVFPDSSSSKSGGQMLRKGQLSIPFRTNGPEIMGKCSSL; this is translated from the exons ATGTCCGAGGAAATTTCGTCATCGACCAAAGCGACGCCGACGATGCAGGCCACACCTATTCTGGGCGCCTCCGAGGCGAAAGATGACCCTAACCTTCGGAAGAACAAATCTCTGCTGGCAATATGCAAAAA gTTTTTGGAGTTCTACCCCCTTGACCTACCACCCGGCACCAACACAGATATCCCTCTGGAGGTGCTGGCAGAGAAGCTCAACCTGAGCAGAAGAAGACTCTACGACATAATCAATGTCATGGAGAGTCTGCAGATGGCAGTCAAAGTAACCAAAAACCTCTACAGGTGGTACGGGCTGCGCAATGTTAAAAAACTGCTGGACCAGTTGAAACAGCTTTCTGACCAAAATCGACTGCAGGAGCTG GATAATCTGGACCCTGGCTATCTCAGCAGCGACCTTCCAATCACTCCTTGCGAGACTGAAAGTCCCAGTGAGaaactgttgcaaaatttgctggaagCAAAGACTGTGAAGAAAAGACCCTGCATTCTTTCAGGACTGAAGGAGTCGCCAGAACCTAAAGGTCCCCTTACTTGGAAGAACAAGTCACTTGGGGGGACTTGCCTCAAGTTTTTGACcctcttctttaaaaaagag ACGGTCAGTTTGGATTGGGCTGGGCGAGTTCTTCTGTGTGGCGAAGACGAGGACAACGCAGACAACAAAAGTGACGGAGATGCCGACACCACCAAGCAGCTGCGGAATAAAATTCGCCGAATCTATGATGTGGCCAATGTATTAACCGCTGTCGGACTCGTCTGCAAGCTTCCCCCCAAAGAATGCACTCGCCGCAGACTCTTCTACGGATACTGTGGCCCAGTCATCGACAACCTCCACTCAGGAGAGAAAG AGCCGACAGGGGCTGGACGCCGAGTCAGAAATACATTGGCCGTGCTGGAACCAAAGAGCGGAACAAACAGTGACTGCAAACGGAAGCTTGTGCTTTTCTCAGAGAATG atttttctgTGAGCAAAAAGCTGTGCAAAGATATAGGGACCAAAGAACTGTCAGCGTTCAGCATCTTGTTGGCAGTCGCAGAAGAAGAGCGGTTGCGGCTTGAGCGAGCAGCCAGCAATGAAGTCAAGCAGGAGAAAAAGGATGATAAGGAAATCGACCTGCTCTGCACAGAAAACCAGCTCTCCACTAAAGATCTCGAGTACATAGAAAACCGCGAGCATTGCGAGTTGGAAGGTGTGAACGGACGGTCAGCCCTGCGAAGCTTGCTGGAAACGAACCAGCCGCCCAAGTTAGTTTTCCCGGATTCGAGTAGTTCGAAGAGCGGCGGGCAGATGCTGCGGAAAGGCCAGCTGAGCATTCCATTCCGGACCAACGGTCCCGAAATTATGGGAAAATGCTCGAGTCTTTGA
- the LOC135938071 gene encoding transcription factor E2F8-like isoform X1, with translation MSEEISSSTKATPTMQATPILGASEAKDDPNLRKNKSLLAICKKFLEFYPLDLPPGTNTDIPLEVLAEKLNLSRRRLYDIINVMESLQMAVKVTKNLYRWYGLRNVKKLLDQLKQLSDQNRLQELDNLDPGYLSSDLPITPCETESPSEKLLQNLLEAKTVKKRPCILSGLKESPEPKGPLTWKNKSLGGTCLKFLTLFFKKETVSLDWAGRVLLCGEDEDNADNKSDGDADTTKQLRNKIRRIYDVANVLTAVGLVCKLPPKECTRRRLFYGYCGPVIDNLHSGEKVYVPSAEPTGAGRRVRNTLAVLEPKSGTNSDCKRKLVLFSENDFSVSKKLCKDIGTKELSAFSILLAVAEEERLRLERAASNEVKQEKKDDKEIDLLCTENQLSTKDLEYIENREHCELEGVNGRSALRSLLETNQPPKLVFPDSSSSKSGGQMLRKGQLSIPFRTNGPEIMGKCSSL, from the exons ATGTCCGAGGAAATTTCGTCATCGACCAAAGCGACGCCGACGATGCAGGCCACACCTATTCTGGGCGCCTCCGAGGCGAAAGATGACCCTAACCTTCGGAAGAACAAATCTCTGCTGGCAATATGCAAAAA gTTTTTGGAGTTCTACCCCCTTGACCTACCACCCGGCACCAACACAGATATCCCTCTGGAGGTGCTGGCAGAGAAGCTCAACCTGAGCAGAAGAAGACTCTACGACATAATCAATGTCATGGAGAGTCTGCAGATGGCAGTCAAAGTAACCAAAAACCTCTACAGGTGGTACGGGCTGCGCAATGTTAAAAAACTGCTGGACCAGTTGAAACAGCTTTCTGACCAAAATCGACTGCAGGAGCTG GATAATCTGGACCCTGGCTATCTCAGCAGCGACCTTCCAATCACTCCTTGCGAGACTGAAAGTCCCAGTGAGaaactgttgcaaaatttgctggaagCAAAGACTGTGAAGAAAAGACCCTGCATTCTTTCAGGACTGAAGGAGTCGCCAGAACCTAAAGGTCCCCTTACTTGGAAGAACAAGTCACTTGGGGGGACTTGCCTCAAGTTTTTGACcctcttctttaaaaaagag ACGGTCAGTTTGGATTGGGCTGGGCGAGTTCTTCTGTGTGGCGAAGACGAGGACAACGCAGACAACAAAAGTGACGGAGATGCCGACACCACCAAGCAGCTGCGGAATAAAATTCGCCGAATCTATGATGTGGCCAATGTATTAACCGCTGTCGGACTCGTCTGCAAGCTTCCCCCCAAAGAATGCACTCGCCGCAGACTCTTCTACGGATACTGTGGCCCAGTCATCGACAACCTCCACTCAGGAGAGAAAG TTTATGTGCCGTCTGCAGAGCCGACAGGGGCTGGACGCCGAGTCAGAAATACATTGGCCGTGCTGGAACCAAAGAGCGGAACAAACAGTGACTGCAAACGGAAGCTTGTGCTTTTCTCAGAGAATG atttttctgTGAGCAAAAAGCTGTGCAAAGATATAGGGACCAAAGAACTGTCAGCGTTCAGCATCTTGTTGGCAGTCGCAGAAGAAGAGCGGTTGCGGCTTGAGCGAGCAGCCAGCAATGAAGTCAAGCAGGAGAAAAAGGATGATAAGGAAATCGACCTGCTCTGCACAGAAAACCAGCTCTCCACTAAAGATCTCGAGTACATAGAAAACCGCGAGCATTGCGAGTTGGAAGGTGTGAACGGACGGTCAGCCCTGCGAAGCTTGCTGGAAACGAACCAGCCGCCCAAGTTAGTTTTCCCGGATTCGAGTAGTTCGAAGAGCGGCGGGCAGATGCTGCGGAAAGGCCAGCTGAGCATTCCATTCCGGACCAACGGTCCCGAAATTATGGGAAAATGCTCGAGTCTTTGA
- the LOC135938073 gene encoding dynactin subunit 3-like, with protein sequence MDSIDVIEKRIKFLEGRIFGKNKSVEPQPELAAELLNVNSKMVSALSHRDSINSVLSRLDQLESFMDPMFTAQSGLTPETKLELVKSSEDEMIEMMANLEQVHKLASSLDSEHIKKVPDLTSELEKLTLVFLNFKDETTNQTSEVQALLRKYNEIVNLISASLVKWDEVVTNYEIESAPKKIID encoded by the exons ATGGATTCAATTGAtgttattgaaaaaagaattaaattcttggaaggGAGGATTTTTGGCAAGAACAAGTCAGTCGAGCCGCAACCTGAG tTGGCAGCAGAGCTTTTGAATGTGAACTCAAAAATGGTTTCGGCTTTGTCACACAGGGACAGCATTAATTCAGTCCTCAGCCGAT TGGATCAGTTGGAGAGTTTCATGGATCCCATGTTCACCGCCCAGAGTGGGCTCACCCCTGAGACAAAACTCGAGTTAGTCAAAAGCTCAGAAGACGAGATGATAGAGATGATGGCAAATCTTGAGCAGGTTCACAAACTAGCTTCATCACTGGACAGTGAACATATAAAAA agGTGCCTGATCTGACTTCTGAATTGGAAAAACTCACTTTGGTGTTCTTGAATTTCAAAGATGAAACTACCAATCAAACCAGTGAAGTGCAGGCGCTGCTCAGAAAATACAATGAAATT GTGAATCTAATATCTGCGTCACTTGTGAAGTGGGATGAAGTGGTTACAAACTATGAAATTGAGTCTGCACCAAAGAAGATAATTGACTAA
- the LOC135938071 gene encoding transcription factor E2F8-like isoform X3 yields MSEEISSSTKATPTMQATPILGASEAKDDPNLRKNKSLLAICKKFLEFYPLDLPPGTNTDIPLEVLAEKLNLSRRRLYDIINVMESLQMAVKVTKNLYRWYGLRNVKKLLDQLKQLSDQNRLQELDNLDPGYLSSDLPITPCETESPRLKESPEPKGPLTWKNKSLGGTCLKFLTLFFKKETVSLDWAGRVLLCGEDEDNADNKSDGDADTTKQLRNKIRRIYDVANVLTAVGLVCKLPPKECTRRRLFYGYCGPVIDNLHSGEKVYVPSAEPTGAGRRVRNTLAVLEPKSGTNSDCKRKLVLFSENDFSVSKKLCKDIGTKELSAFSILLAVAEEERLRLERAASNEVKQEKKDDKEIDLLCTENQLSTKDLEYIENREHCELEGVNGRSALRSLLETNQPPKLVFPDSSSSKSGGQMLRKGQLSIPFRTNGPEIMGKCSSL; encoded by the exons ATGTCCGAGGAAATTTCGTCATCGACCAAAGCGACGCCGACGATGCAGGCCACACCTATTCTGGGCGCCTCCGAGGCGAAAGATGACCCTAACCTTCGGAAGAACAAATCTCTGCTGGCAATATGCAAAAA gTTTTTGGAGTTCTACCCCCTTGACCTACCACCCGGCACCAACACAGATATCCCTCTGGAGGTGCTGGCAGAGAAGCTCAACCTGAGCAGAAGAAGACTCTACGACATAATCAATGTCATGGAGAGTCTGCAGATGGCAGTCAAAGTAACCAAAAACCTCTACAGGTGGTACGGGCTGCGCAATGTTAAAAAACTGCTGGACCAGTTGAAACAGCTTTCTGACCAAAATCGACTGCAGGAGCTG GATAATCTGGACCCTGGCTATCTCAGCAGCGACCTTCCAATCACTCCTTGCGAGACTGAAAGTCCCA GACTGAAGGAGTCGCCAGAACCTAAAGGTCCCCTTACTTGGAAGAACAAGTCACTTGGGGGGACTTGCCTCAAGTTTTTGACcctcttctttaaaaaagag ACGGTCAGTTTGGATTGGGCTGGGCGAGTTCTTCTGTGTGGCGAAGACGAGGACAACGCAGACAACAAAAGTGACGGAGATGCCGACACCACCAAGCAGCTGCGGAATAAAATTCGCCGAATCTATGATGTGGCCAATGTATTAACCGCTGTCGGACTCGTCTGCAAGCTTCCCCCCAAAGAATGCACTCGCCGCAGACTCTTCTACGGATACTGTGGCCCAGTCATCGACAACCTCCACTCAGGAGAGAAAG TTTATGTGCCGTCTGCAGAGCCGACAGGGGCTGGACGCCGAGTCAGAAATACATTGGCCGTGCTGGAACCAAAGAGCGGAACAAACAGTGACTGCAAACGGAAGCTTGTGCTTTTCTCAGAGAATG atttttctgTGAGCAAAAAGCTGTGCAAAGATATAGGGACCAAAGAACTGTCAGCGTTCAGCATCTTGTTGGCAGTCGCAGAAGAAGAGCGGTTGCGGCTTGAGCGAGCAGCCAGCAATGAAGTCAAGCAGGAGAAAAAGGATGATAAGGAAATCGACCTGCTCTGCACAGAAAACCAGCTCTCCACTAAAGATCTCGAGTACATAGAAAACCGCGAGCATTGCGAGTTGGAAGGTGTGAACGGACGGTCAGCCCTGCGAAGCTTGCTGGAAACGAACCAGCCGCCCAAGTTAGTTTTCCCGGATTCGAGTAGTTCGAAGAGCGGCGGGCAGATGCTGCGGAAAGGCCAGCTGAGCATTCCATTCCGGACCAACGGTCCCGAAATTATGGGAAAATGCTCGAGTCTTTGA